A genomic window from Candidatus Poribacteria bacterium includes:
- a CDS encoding serine hydroxymethyltransferase: MNTLESKLGEVDPQIVEIAAKDLTRQQDALMLIPSENYASRAVMEAQSSILANKYAEGYPGERYYNGCQFMDDVESLAIERAKALFGAEHINVQPHAGSQANMAVYHALLEPGDTILGMSLSQGGHLTHGAGVNFSGTLYNIVAYGVDADTERIDMAEIARLAKAHRPKLIVVGATAYPRHFDFAAWRQVADSVGAYLLADIAHIAGLIAGGVHPDPVPYSDVITTTTHKTLRGPRGAMIMCKAEYADKIDRAVFPGLQGGPFLHTIAARAVAFKEASEPAFKTYQAQIVKNAKALAARLIENGFRLVSGGTDNHLMLIDLTSKYEKLSGRQAADHLEDAGIIVNKNTIPYDKRKPRTTSGLRLGTPMLTTRGMKEDEMVLVADFIAETLENRQKASIKRQIRGKVKALCAQFPIYEYLK; this comes from the coding sequence ATGGAAGCACAGAGCAGCATCCTCGCAAATAAATACGCTGAGGGTTACCCCGGTGAGCGTTACTATAACGGATGCCAATTTATGGACGATGTTGAATCACTCGCCATTGAACGCGCGAAAGCACTCTTCGGTGCCGAGCACATCAACGTCCAGCCGCACGCCGGTTCCCAAGCGAACATGGCAGTCTATCATGCTTTGCTGGAACCAGGCGACACGATTCTGGGTATGTCTCTCAGTCAAGGTGGACATCTCACGCATGGTGCCGGCGTCAATTTCTCGGGCACCCTTTACAATATCGTTGCTTATGGTGTTGACGCCGATACCGAGCGGATCGACATGGCAGAAATCGCACGTCTTGCCAAAGCGCACCGTCCGAAACTTATTGTCGTCGGTGCAACGGCTTATCCTCGGCACTTCGACTTTGCGGCGTGGCGGCAGGTCGCTGATTCCGTAGGTGCCTACCTGCTGGCAGATATAGCCCATATCGCCGGACTTATTGCGGGTGGTGTCCATCCGGATCCTGTTCCCTACAGTGATGTGATTACGACAACAACTCATAAGACCTTAAGGGGACCTCGCGGTGCGATGATTATGTGTAAAGCCGAATATGCAGACAAGATTGACCGGGCTGTGTTTCCGGGCTTACAAGGGGGTCCCTTCCTGCATACAATCGCTGCCAGAGCTGTTGCCTTCAAAGAAGCAAGCGAACCTGCCTTTAAGACATATCAGGCACAGATCGTTAAAAATGCTAAGGCACTCGCGGCACGGTTAATTGAAAACGGGTTCCGATTGGTGAGCGGTGGCACCGACAATCATCTGATGCTGATAGACCTTACTTCCAAATATGAGAAGCTTAGTGGACGGCAAGCCGCCGATCATTTGGAAGATGCCGGAATTATTGTGAATAAAAACACGATTCCTTACGACAAAAGGAAACCGAGAACCACGAGCGGTCTCCGTCTCGGGACACCGATGCTTACAACACGCGGTATGAAAGAGGATGAGATGGTTCTCGTCGCCGATTTCATCGCAGAAACGCTCGAAAATAGGCAGAAAGCCTCTATCAAACGGCAAATCCGAGGGAAAGTCAAGGCACTCTGCGCGCAATTCCCAATTTACGAATACCTAAAATAG